The genomic interval ACTAATCTTgcaatgagaaaaagaaaaaaactgctaTAGATATAAAGAGctgctataaggccccatgcacacgaacgtaaaaacgcccgtaattacgggccgtaattacggcacgtttttacgggcccatggacttctattggccacgggtacctccccgtatgcttacgggaaggtgcccatgccgttgaataatatagaacatgtcctatttcaggccgtaattacggcactggcaggcccatagaagtttatggggctcccgtaattacgggtgactacgtgtgtgcacccgtaattacggcaacgttgctaggcgacgtcagtaaatagtcactgtccagggtgctgaaagagttaaacgatcggcactaactgtttcagcaccctggacagtgacttccgatcacaagatagatcaacctgtaaaaaaaaaaggacgttcatacttacccagaactccctgcttcttcctccagtccggcctcctagtatgacatttcagcccatgtgaccgctgcaggcaatcacaggcaaatcacaggctgcagcggtcacatggactgccacgtcatccagggaggtcggactggatgtcaagagagggacgcatcaccaagacaacggccgggtaagtatgaatttcttgcactgatagagagaagggctgccgattactgcagtgtaattttgcagcgaaaacgtgcccgtaaatacgggtggaatacgtgtgaccaaggacccgtatttacgccagtatttacgggaggacataaatacgtttgtgtgcatggggcctaagggtgagCCTGGAGTTTTGCTTTAATGCACTGTAAACATCTGTTATGCGAATAGCTTATTTATTGTGTTTAATATTTAACAATTTCACTGTCATATATACCATTATACATCATTAAATGACATGGAGAAAGCAGTAATAAAACTCCCTAGATCATCACACCTATATTGTATATAACATACTGTCAATAGATACAGATGAAGCAATATTGTGacaagaaacttttttttttttttttttaaacattacatttttattgaaaattaattTTCCATGGAAATGTACAGATACAATTGATACAATTGAGTAACGATTGATTCACAAGCAAAGGTTAGGCAAGCCTATACAGTATCAGCTTCATTGacataaaaaagaagaaacattgCATGTGGTGCAAGCAGTATCGTACATTTAGATGGACTGGAACAAAAACAAAAGAGAACAAGAAAACCGAAATCTATAAACCCTGGTAATGTGAAATAATCCTGAGATGTCAGTTCCACTGACTTATAGAATTTTTAACATCTATAGGAGGTGTTAGTGTGAGTTTTGTGCTATCAGATCTTGTGAGAAATGGTAGATTGGTTATATTTGCTCTTAAGCCACACATCCCATCTTTTCTGAAACACGGCAGATTTTTGGACTGCGGATGCAGACATACATTCTAACCAGCAACTATCATTCATACTCCGAACAATATCTCCTATCTTGATGCAGGACTTTTCCTTCCAAGTGGAGGCTATTGAACGCCTGGTGGAAATCAGTAAGTGTTGAAGAATGGTTTGAAAAGAGGCTGGAAATAGATTCAAACCTATGAATAGAAGCGCTAATTCCGGCTTCGGTGTGATATTTGAGCCATAAAGCTCAGAGAGCAATTGGAATACTTTGAGCCACACTGTGTTGGCTTTTTTGCAGTCCCACCACATATGAATAAAAGTACCTGTATGACTATCACATATCCAACAATTGGAGGACATAGTCGGGAAAATTTGTGACAATCTATTTGGAGTAAAGTGCCATCTATAAAATGTAAACTTAATTTAAACTAAATTTAAAATCAAgaaactttaaaggctatgtacacctttgaaataaaaatgtgtatccatGTGTTTGGCGTAAGTTTCCAATTACttttaatgaaaaattatttttactttttaagatacaactgctttgtatcctgtatctagcgctgaaacctataTCCTTCAGTTCAGCGGctttgacgggttcagtgtcagtgggtcctgcgtgtaccgatcacatttaagttcagaacttacatgtgatcgataCCAAGTGAATAACGGATCCGTCAGATCGActgatctgacggatacaggtttcagcgccagatacagctgatctttatacaatatataaagcagctgtatctcaaaaagtaaaaatattttgaataaaaagtaattagaaagttgcaccaaacacactaatacacatttttattataacaaaacaaaaaaaatgttttcaaaggtgtaaatagcctttaacttgacttttcaatggtttttgttgtatgatatcacgctgcagcaagttatcagaatcagaagttaaactttgctacattTGTAATATAAAATAAACATTAATGTGGAAATATTTCTGCTCCTACTGaacctgtaaggccctgttcacacagagttttttgacaagttttttgacacggaaaccttgccgcaaaactcctcaaaaaccgcccgaaaatgcctcccattgatttcaatgggagttggacgagttttttttaccgcgagtaaaaaaaacgcgtcgcggtaaaaagaagagtcatcatgacccatcttgaggcggtttccgcctccaaaagcccatttcaatcagtcagaaagaggaaaaaaacaccttgacgagtgttttgacgagtttttgtcaaaccactgtgcaaaaaccgtctggagcagtttttgcagaaggaattttcctcctgcaaaaaactctgtgtgaatacaACCTAAGGCTAGTTCGCACTAGCGTTAGtagacgtttacctctcttccgtcagaggaacacagtatcgaaagattaaacggaaagcaacggttctgttagaattaccattgatttcaagggtaattcttttgtttcagttgctttccattttttttcatggaaacaaaagttctgcagacttttgcttccgtaaaaaaaaatggaaacctagcgaatggaaacaaacggaacgcaactgaaacaaaagaattaaccTTGAAATCACTGGTAACTCTAACgggaccgttgctttccgtttaatctttcgatcctctctacctagtggaagagaggtaaacgtatactaacggtaGTGTAAACTTCGCCTAGCAAATATTTTAAGAAACAGTACTAAATAAGTAATAGTAGACATGTACTCTTTATTTTCAGGCTGACAAACTATCGGTAGTGGGTTATAAGAAAAGAAACCTCAACGTAACTAAGATTCACATGTTGCTAAATACTAGATGGCTATAGATGTAACATCAATTATTAACTATATGACTGTAAAAGGATAGGTAAATAGTTAACAAAAAATTGGTTCTGTCTATGATACTAAAATTATGATGGATAGAATTTTTCTTCTCTTGGTCAATCGTTATCAAAAGTTGTGACGGCAGCTTTTAATCATTCATCGGATGAAAATACATTTGAGGCAATGCACCTTAACCTTTAAAGATCCAGACATTTTTCAATTTtacgttttagttttttactccctGTCctccaaagagccataacttttttctttttcagtcaatagagcggtgtgagcgcttatttttttgtgggggaggtgtcatttctattgccaccatttaaagtaccatttactgtactggaaaacggaaaaaaaaatctttgttggtggaattggaaaaaaactgcagttcctccattgttttttgggtttcatttttacggctttcaccgtgcggtaaaaacgacaacttaagtttattctgcatctcaatatgattatggtgataccaaacgtATCTAGGTTTTGAGTCATCGCATTCtaagagccctaacttttttattttttcgttgattgagtggtatgagggcttattttttatggccgagctgtagttattggcccgattttgtggtacataccatcactttttattatggtttttttagcggtaaggtgaccaaaaacaaagaTTGTGgtgttttaaaaaatttttttacggcgttcaccgtgtgagttaaataatgtacATCATTGTAAATATCTTGACGTCTAAGTCCCTCTTTATTACATGCATCCTGACAATGACAAATATTGGACACTGGTTAGATTAGGAACACATTTTCCCTTGTTTGCTTTACTAACATGTAACAAGTCATGTCGAAGAAAGGATAGGTATATAAACATGTAAATCCCTCTGGGACCAGGGACTTATTCATCAGAGTATGCTGGTCTTATTTAAAGGATGGGAAATTAATACTAAATCTGTCTCACATTAATAAATATTAGAACttctattaaaaatcttttagcccAATGGGGAATATATATTAATTCGGTCCTTAATTTTGACAGcctaaaactagaccagacaagCAGATTTATAATTAATTTGACGTAACTCACTAAACATGTCAGATACTTTTCTGTCTTAAGCCACCTCTTAGCTGGCATACTTTACATCAGTATTttgcggggaggggggggggggatggtgcacgcctttaataaatttggcccaTTTTACGACTTCTCTTAGCCATGCTacattttctagacacttttcaaaacacaaaataaatttggcTCACATCGTGTACGTCACTCTAATGGAGCAATTTGTGTgaaaattctggcatattttgcttagtaaatctcccccagttTTTTCCAACCAGAGTTCTGTGAAAGATAATAGCGGTAAGAGCTTTTACTTTTATTGTAGGGATAAGGTAGGACTAGGTGTTTTTGGCAGGTGAAATATTTTTTAGGGCTTCCCAATAGGACAGTATACCATTGTCAGTCATGGAAGAAATAATCTAAAATTCATTGGCATGATAGGAAAAGAAGCAAGCTAGACACACAGCCTTCACAAAGGTTGTGAATAAAgtggtcactaagaggttaaaCACTAAATGATTCTACAGTAAACCAAAGGACAAAGTACAGCATGATCTCTGTGCAATTCCTTCTAAAAAACTGATTTATAAATTAATAATTTGAATTGTTGAATATTACAAACTTTATAACAATACCAAGTTTTCTTCTCTCCTATTATAACCTCAAAATGGGTGAGAGCGGAACAATACACCAATACACGCAGTgcgcaggcccccccccccccccccccccgctcccccATGCAGCGTGGGACAGATATTCTTTAACAAGGCAAACTTCTCGTTGATGAACTTGTTTCTGGAGAAAATAACAACCTGGCGTTTTCTGTCACTATTCTAAATAGAAAAGTGTCGGAAAACTCTATGAACTGCGTGTCTCCCCATTTGCATGTTTTTGAATAATTAGCGCAGGGGAATCATAAATATTCCATTCAGAAATCTGGCGCAAATATATTAATACATCTATCAAAATATGTATGAACTGTCTTTTAACAGTGATTTTTAAATCTGATAGAATCATAATAAATCTAAATGTAATTTGATTAAAAATTGGTTATACACTTAACTTGGCAGAATATTCATAGTCTCTGCATACACATGAGTTTTCATCTTCAGTGTAAAATAATCAGCTAGACTAGAGCACTATGAATGTGTCCAGGTCCATGTGGGAGGGAACACATTGTTTGAAGAACGTGTAGAATAATGATTGTACATCAGTGACACATtcaactgtgtatatataaaggcTTACAACGTGAACAGTAAGGACCTAGGTAACCAGTAATCTGATGCTTCAAGTATCTGGATACTACGGGTGGAACATTGCTTACCTTATGGTGCTTTAGCTTGCACAGCAAGTTTTCCCAATGATTAACTCAGGAAGAGCTGTTGCAATTTTACAACGCTTTTTCAAAGGCTTGGAAATGTTTCAGTGCGACATCAAACCGTTCAGATGTTTTCACTTTTACAGGATCCTGCTTTTGGCACTTTTGGCATTGTCTGGCACAATTTATATTAAACACCTGTCTAATCCATGCACAATCAAAGACCTCGGATATGAAGTGAGCAATACCAGGAAACAATACTGCAGAAATGGACTTTATGACCTTCTCAGCCTAAGACCACGAAAAAAAGGTGAGCCCAATTGTTCAAAGATTATTAAAGGGGATTCTGATGCTATAAAGCGAGGGCTGCAAATGAATGCATTCACAAAGGGAAAATACGTCCATTTAAATGAGCAAAACTATACAAACATAACTCAAGACTGCCATTACTTTAAAGAGTTCAGAAAATACATCACTATTCCAatgagcaaggaggaagaggattTCCCCATTGCCTATTCCATGGTAATTCATGAGAAAATTAATATGTTTGAACGGCTTTTAAGAGCCATTTATGCCCCTCAAAATATTTATTGTGTCCATGTGGATGAAAAGTCAACAGAGCAGTTCAAGGCTGCAGTGAGAGCCATCACCTCATGCTTTGATAATGTGTTTATGGCATCTAAACCAGTGCAAGTGGTCTATGCATCATGGTCAAGGGTACAGGCTGATATCAACTGTATGGAGGATCTGCTGAAAAGCAACGTTCCATGGAGGTACTTATTGAATACTTGTGGGACAGACTTCCCATTGAAGACTAATGCTGAGATTGTGAGAACTCTCAGAACTTTAAATGGAAAAAATACTATGGAATCTGAGAGGCCATCAGCCGGCAAACGAAGACGTTGGGAATACCATTATGAAGTAGATGATCACATTTCAGAGACCGAGACTAAAAAATTACCTCCACCAATTAACACCCCCATGTTTACAGGAAATGCCTACATTGTGGTATGCAGTGACTTTGTAAAGTACATATTTAAAGATCCACAAGTACAACAATTTATAGACTGGGTTAAAGATACGTATAGCCCAGATGAACATCTCTGGGCTACATTAAACCGGATGCCTGATGTTCCAGGCTCATCTCCTTACAATGACAAATATGAACTTTCAGACATGAACGCAATGGCTAGAATGGTAAAGTGGTCATACAGTGAAGGGGAAATACTTAAAGGAGCTGCCTACCCTCCTTGCACAGGAGCCTATAGAAGgtctatatgtgtatatggtGCAGGAGATCTAAGCTGGATACTGAAGCAGCATCATTTGCTGGCCAACAAATTTGATCCAGAAGTAGATAACATTGCTTTATTTTGCATGGAGGAATATTTAAGACATAAAACAATTTTCAATACAGATGTATAATGTTCAGACAAATGTAAAGGTAAACTATTATATAGTCCATAGATGTGTGATCTTAAATGTGTTCATGTATACATTGTTGACATAATGTGTAGAGAATTCCTATATCTTGAGTATATATTGGACAGTCTAACTATCTAATAAACCCACAGATTAAGGCCTCAAGACCACGACCGTATTGGTTTTGCAGTCCGTAAAACCATGGGTCCATTGCGGTCCGTCGGACTGCAAAAAAACCTTGTTTGCATCCGTGTGTCACGGATCCACCACAATTCACCAATATTGCtgaatccgcaaatccggaccgtaaaataaTTTGTCCTTGATTTTGCAGTCTGTGTTTGCACCCCCACACCGATCCGTGTaaatcacggtcatgtgcatggggccatagaaaagaatgggtccgcaatttatccgcaaacgTGCAGataaattgcagccgcaaaaatacggtcatgtgtatgaggccttagtgtttatTTTTCTTGTTCGCTACAAGAAAAGAAAAGGAAATACTATGTATCTCTGATATATTTTATAAAGGCTCAAGTTGTTTACTGTAATAGAAAGACAAATATTACACTATCTTTATTATATGGAAAATAACTTTATTTCTGTTGATTGGGGTTTTGAATATGGTATTTAGATACatgtaaaatatttatatttatttccatTTTGGAAATGTAATTTAAGTTTTTCATTGATTGTATAGTGTATTTTGGGATCCCATGACTTTATTAAACACTCTTCAATATTAGTCTATTTCAACCGATGTTTTAAAACGACTCCAGGTAGTTTAAGCACACATCATTTAAAATGAATCATATCTAAAAAGGAGTAAAGACAAATGCATTAGATGGCAATAGACATTAAATAATCAATGGCCAATAGATCAATCAGAATCAAGaaacattactatacactgtcaCTAACATGCACATTTATTTTTGCTAGAGACCATGAGTGGCACCGGACACCAACCTgtgcattttattttttccataataTCATATACTGCCACATGGGTCTGGCAGCCCTAAATACATTGCCATAGAGTGTCTTTAGATCCTGCTGAATCCTTATATCAGTGAGCAGCTTTATGTTAACACATAGATACATTGATTTATTCTGCAAGCCTTAACTGAATGTGTTTAGACATTTATATCTGACGTTTGATCATTTAATTGCATTGAAAGGGCCAGAAATCTGATATGATTCCATGTCTTGTAAATGACTCTCCTTTATAAGGCCTTATTAATACGAGCGTGTCTGATTTACATCCGCAAAAACAGGGtgtttttcatgcatatgactgtccgtGTTGTGTCATTGTAGTTTCCGAGTGTCATCTGTTTTTCTTGATCATGTTTCTCCACTGCAAGGACTACCtggttttactttttgttttttctctgcatttctttagcaactgatgcgtgaaaaatgGATAGCACATGGATGTTGTCGGTGTGCTACCCGTTTTACTCAcgtacccatagacttcaatgggcgagtctGATTTGCAAAAACTGAAGAGAATAGGACATGTggtgacttaggcctcattcacacgacagggtccgagtgtcggccgggaaaatcggccgtgtttggccgattttcccggccggtttgcatccggtccaattccgttccgggccgtgttgccgtttttaccggccgatttggacccgatttgcatccgttttttttccctgtccgttttaaaatcggatgaatttcatttagatttgttgccacacacagctctctgtagataatgccacacagcaccctgtaggtaatgccacccagcccctgcaggtaatgccaccctgcccctataggtaatgacacaaagccccctataggtaatgccaccctgccccctgtaggtaatgccactctgccccctgtaggtaatggcaccctgccccctgtaggtactgccaccctgccccttgtaggtaatgccaccctgccccttgtaggtaatgccaccctgccccttgtaggtaatgccaccctgccccttgtaggtaatgccaccctgccccttgtaggtaatgccaccctgccccttgtagataatgccactcagctccctgttggtaatgccaccctgccccttgtaggtaatgccaccctgccccttgtaggaaatgccaccca from Rhinoderma darwinii isolate aRhiDar2 chromosome 3, aRhiDar2.hap1, whole genome shotgun sequence carries:
- the LOC142748074 gene encoding beta-1,3-galactosyl-O-glycosyl-glycoprotein beta-1,6-N-acetylglucosaminyltransferase 3-like, which encodes MFQCDIKPFRCFHFYRILLLALLALSGTIYIKHLSNPCTIKDLGYEVSNTRKQYCRNGLYDLLSLRPRKKGEPNCSKIIKGDSDAIKRGLQMNAFTKGKYVHLNEQNYTNITQDCHYFKEFRKYITIPMSKEEEDFPIAYSMVIHEKINMFERLLRAIYAPQNIYCVHVDEKSTEQFKAAVRAITSCFDNVFMASKPVQVVYASWSRVQADINCMEDLLKSNVPWRYLLNTCGTDFPLKTNAEIVRTLRTLNGKNTMESERPSAGKRRRWEYHYEVDDHISETETKKLPPPINTPMFTGNAYIVVCSDFVKYIFKDPQVQQFIDWVKDTYSPDEHLWATLNRMPDVPGSSPYNDKYELSDMNAMARMVKWSYSEGEILKGAAYPPCTGAYRRSICVYGAGDLSWILKQHHLLANKFDPEVDNIALFCMEEYLRHKTIFNTDV